GATGTCAAACAGCATGCCTTCTTCATTTGTACGCGTCTCCACTTTGGCATTCACCTTCATGTTCGACAAAACGTCTTGAAGAAAGTCACGTCCCTGTGCAACCGGATCAAAGTGAAATTCTACTTGCACTTTAGCGTCCTTTGCCCCAATCAGTCCAAACAACCCTCTGCTTGGTTCCTCCAGAACTTGGATCGTTGCCCGCTCACGCGGCACTCCCAATTCCAGCAAAGCTTTTTGCACAGCATCGTCGATCGTTTTTGCCGTAGCTACCACCTTTTTCACTTGGAGGCTCCCCCCTTAGGAGTTGGCATATTTCCTTTATCACGATACAGGAAGTAGGTTTGTACAATGGTAAACAGGTTACCGTATACCCAGTACAGAGACAGCGCTGATGGCAATGTGACAGCAATCGCCAAAATCATCAGCGGCATCATGACGATCATCATTTGCATTTGTGGATTCCCTTGTGTTGCCTGACCCATCATCTTGGACTGCAGGTACGTCGTAATCGCCGCAATGATTGGCAAGATGTAGTACGGGTCCTTTTGTCCCAGCGTCAGCCACATAAACGTTTGCGAATTAATCTCGGTTGTACGGATAATCGCATGGTAGAACGCGATCAAAATCGGCATTTGTACCAACATTGGCAAGCATCCAGCCAACGGGTTGACACCGCTCTTCTGGAACAAAGCCATGGTTTCCGCTTGCGCTTTTTGAGGATCATTTTTGTACTTGTCACGGATTTTTTGCATCTCCGGTTGAATCTCTTGCATTTTCTTGGAGCTCTTGATTTGCTTGACCATCAATGGAAGCACAATGATTCGAATGATGATCGTTGCAACCAGGATACCCAGACCGTAGTTGTTTCCGAGTATCAATGCGCTCTCTTTAATTAGCCAGGACAGTGGATAGACAAAATACTTGTCCCAAATGCCGGTTGCGTCAGGGCCAATTGGTGCTGCAGCTTGGGGGTTACAGCCCGACAAAACTAGAACCAGCATAGTCAGCATAAAAATGCTGAGTGTACGTCTACTCAAGGGTGATCCTCCTTTTCCCCGCTTCAATTGAGGTAATCTTATTTGTGCTGATCCGGGACTGGATCATACCCGCCCGGGTGGAACGGATGGCATTTCAAGATGCGACGAAGGGCCAACCAGCCTCCCCTCCACGCTCCAAATCGGCGAATCGACTCGATTGCGTAGTGAGAACAGGTGGGCGCGAATCTGCATGAAGGTGGTTTATACGGAGAAATCATCAGTTGGTATCCCCGAATCAACCAAACCATGATCTTCACCATCATCGTTTCACCCTCTTTTTCCATCTCTTTTTCCATTATGTACGGGTGCCTGTTTGATCACTTTGGCTCGCTTCATCACATGTAACAGAGATTGCTCAATGGCTTCAAGTGTCATCGCTTCCACACCCGGACGGGCGATGATGACGAGATCGAGACCGACTGGAATATCAGACTCCATTCGAGCTACTGCTTCGCGTATAAGCCGCTTGACTCTATTGCGGACAACAGCATTGCCAATTTTTTTACTGACGGAAATTCCAGCACGAAAAGCCGCTTGTCCCTCTTGCTTTGCTGAATACAAGACAAACTGCTTATTAGCAGCAGAACTTCCTCGTTGAAACACAGCTTGGAATTGCTCATTTTTTTTGAGCCGGTGTGAACGATGCAAGGTAAACAACCCCTAACATCACAATTATAGTAGAAAACGTAAACAGCATCTACCAGTATATCCTTGTTTCGTCCACTTTTTTCCCCTAACAGTCAATTTCCGCGATGATTTCTGCACTGGCATGACGTAAATGAGCGAGCAATGGCCCATCCGCTTGGAAAAAGCCCAATTTTTGAAGGGACAAGGAAAGCTCGGCAGGCAGATCCGCCCAATGATTTTCCAGCCATTCATCAGAATCCACACTTTGATATAACCAGATCGCCTCTGAAAATAATAAAAACCCGGCCATATCAAGCTGATTTCTCTCCTGCAATCTCTGAACCTTCCTCTTTACTAACCAATCATTTTCAGTCGCCAGTACAAACTCGATCCCCTCATTTATTGACCGTAGATGAGCCCGATAGTCCGCCAATACCATGAGTGCATCCTGTACATCCTGAATACTCCGGTATGTCTCCTGAAAAAAGCCATCCATACCGTCCGACCGTCCTGCTTTCTGAACCAACTGATACAACTGTGCATCACTCAACGAATGCCCCTGGAAGACGGCACTCATTTGCAGCGCCCCTATCCATCCTGCCCATGCAGCCAAATAAGCGGAGTAAGGAAAGCCTTCCCTTAAGGCAGCCTGCGCCTCTTCGTGGAACGAATCTACCTCCGCTTTTGCCTGTGCAAAC
This genomic stretch from Brevibacillus brevis harbors:
- the yidC gene encoding membrane protein insertase YidC, producing MSRRTLSIFMLTMLVLVLSGCNPQAAAPIGPDATGIWDKYFVYPLSWLIKESALILGNNYGLGILVATIIIRIIVLPLMVKQIKSSKKMQEIQPEMQKIRDKYKNDPQKAQAETMALFQKSGVNPLAGCLPMLVQMPILIAFYHAIIRTTEINSQTFMWLTLGQKDPYYILPIIAAITTYLQSKMMGQATQGNPQMQMMIVMMPLMILAIAVTLPSALSLYWVYGNLFTIVQTYFLYRDKGNMPTPKGGASK
- a CDS encoding nucleotidyltransferase domain-containing protein, with the translated sequence MEQSKDVTDFFVSLAREFLDEWPLASLVCAYAGGSVGRGEADAYSDLDLHIFVEGEDDPSCENRLFRGHVIQLQVQSAPTDEEVYENPWAWRYLKEAKVILDPEDRFTSWMNDMCAYMDSPAGKEKMFAQAKAEVDSFHEEAQAALREGFPYSAYLAAWAGWIGALQMSAVFQGHSLSDAQLYQLVQKAGRSDGMDGFFQETYRSIQDVQDALMVLADYRAHLRSINEGIEFVLATENDWLVKRKVQRLQERNQLDMAGFLLFSEAIWLYQSVDSDEWLENHWADLPAELSLSLQKLGFFQADGPLLAHLRHASAEIIAEIDC
- the rnpA gene encoding ribonuclease P protein component, with amino-acid sequence MHRSHRLKKNEQFQAVFQRGSSAANKQFVLYSAKQEGQAAFRAGISVSKKIGNAVVRNRVKRLIREAVARMESDIPVGLDLVIIARPGVEAMTLEAIEQSLLHVMKRAKVIKQAPVHNGKRDGKRG
- the yidD gene encoding membrane protein insertion efficiency factor YidD, translated to MMVKIMVWLIRGYQLMISPYKPPSCRFAPTCSHYAIESIRRFGAWRGGWLALRRILKCHPFHPGGYDPVPDQHK